The DNA region TCTATCAATTTCATTTTGGTTATGAATTAGAGGTCCCATTGTAGCAGAGTCTTGATATCCTTCTGCAATTTTAATTGCTCTTTTTACACCAAAACAAAAACCATAACTTGATGCTAATCTAACTTTCATATATAATCCTTAAAAATTGTCCCAATTTTTAAGGGACCTTTATTCTATACTTTCTTTAAAGAGAAGAACGAGTTGTTCTTAGTTTCTTAGCGAGTCTAATATTTCTTTAAAGTTTGGAAATGAAGTTAAAATACAATCTACATCTTCTACTTCCATATCACAATTAAGACCAGCAACTGCAAAACTCATTGCAATTCTATGATCACCATGTGAGTTTATAATAGCTTTATTTAGTGTTCCACCTGTTATTTCATATCCATCTTTATATTCACTGTATGTAACACCACATTTTTTTAGGTTTGAAACTACAGCTTCAATTCTATCTGATTCTTTAACTCTTAGTTCTTCAGCATTTTTTACAAGTGATTTACCATTTGCTAAAGACATTGCAATAGAAAGTGCTGGAAGTTCATCAATAAGCCAAGAGATATTATCTTCAACAGTTACACCATTTAATTCTTGGTGCTTTATTTCAATATCACCAATTGGTTCATATACATTTTCTTTTTCAATAAAATTAACTTCTGCACCCATTTTCTTTAAAACTTGATAAGCTTCAATTCTTGTTGGGTTTAAAGTAACATTTTTGATTACTACTCTTGAGTTAGGAGTGATTGCTGCTGCTACTGCAAAAAAGAATCCAGAGCTAGGATCAGTTGGAACTGTAATATTAAGTGGTTTAAGTGGTCCTGCTAAAGGGTGAATATTAATAAATCCATCTTTATCATTTTCTAGCTTTGCACCCATACCTTTTAACATTCTTTCAGTGTGGTCACGTGTAAGTTCATTTTCTTTATATTTTGAAACTCCATTAGCTCTAAGTGCAGCAAGTATCATTGCTGATTTTACTTGTGCAGAATCTACAGGTGAGTGATAAGTAAATGGTTTTAACTCTTTAACTCCTCTGATAAATAAAGGAGCTTTATTACCATCTTCTCTTCCATCAATATTTGCACCAATACTTCTTAATGGATTAGCAACTCTTTTCATTGGTCGCTCTCTAAGATACTTATCACCAGTTACAGTAAAAGCACCATCTACAGAAGCTAAAAGACCACAAAATAGTCTCATTCCTGTTCCTGAGTTACCACAATCTAAAATATCACTAGGTTCTGTTAATTTATTAGTTGGTGTAATTGTTACAGATGAACCTTCTCTTTTAACTTTTGCACCAAGTTGTTCTACTATATTCAAAGAGTTTATAGTATCTTCTGCTGTTAGAAAGTTTTTTATATATGAAGTTTCATTAGAAAAAAGTGAAAACATTGCACATCTATGAGATATTGATTTATCACTTGCAATTGAATTTATTTCAATATTAAACGCTTTATCTAGTCTTTTTATGTTAAAGTTGTCCACTTTTTTCCTTTTAAGTTTTAGTCTCTAAGTCCAATACTTAGTTTATTATTTAAATTTTCTAGAATTTTATTCATAGTTGATGTAATATCTTCTTCTTCTAAAGTTTTAGTATCATTTTGTAAGACAAATCTAATAGTTAAACTTTCGTTTTCACCTAATTTTTCATCAGAGTAGATATCAATTAAGTTAAATTGCTTAATATTCTCATCTTTTATAGAGTTAATTACATTTTTGATTTCTCTATATTCCATAGTTTTTGGAGTGATAATACTTAAGTCTTTTTTTGAAGCTTGAAATTTAGAATAAGATTCTGTTTTGATTAAATCATTTTTGATTTTATCAAAATCAATTTCAGCTATAAATGTATCACTTAAATTATAATCATCTGCAACACTTGGATGAAGTTTAGAAATAAATCCAATTTCTTCATTATCAACAAGTATAGTTGCATTTTGATATGGATGTGCTAAATCATTTGGTACTTTTTTCATAGGTTCTAAATCAAATTTTCCAACTGTATTTAATACTTTTGTAGCAAATTCAAAAAAGTCAATATTTTCTGGTTTTCCAGAGTTTGAAATAGACTCAATTTCTTTCGCTCCACTAAAAACAAATGAAATTTTTGTACTTTCATTTCTATTTATATCAAATATTTTTCCTATTTCAAAAAATGAAGCAGATTTGAATCCTAATTTAGAATTATTTGAACATGCTTCTATTAAATTTACTAAGATTGTAGTT from Arcobacter sp. LA11 includes:
- the aroA gene encoding 3-phosphoshikimate 1-carboxyvinyltransferase, which produces MDNFNIKRLDKAFNIEINSIASDKSISHRCAMFSLFSNETSYIKNFLTAEDTINSLNIVEQLGAKVKREGSSVTITPTNKLTEPSDILDCGNSGTGMRLFCGLLASVDGAFTVTGDKYLRERPMKRVANPLRSIGANIDGREDGNKAPLFIRGVKELKPFTYHSPVDSAQVKSAMILAALRANGVSKYKENELTRDHTERMLKGMGAKLENDKDGFINIHPLAGPLKPLNITVPTDPSSGFFFAVAAAITPNSRVVIKNVTLNPTRIEAYQVLKKMGAEVNFIEKENVYEPIGDIEIKHQELNGVTVEDNISWLIDELPALSIAMSLANGKSLVKNAEELRVKESDRIEAVVSNLKKCGVTYSEYKDGYEITGGTLNKAIINSHGDHRIAMSFAVAGLNCDMEVEDVDCILTSFPNFKEILDSLRN